The sequence acacattGTCCTTAGTGTAAAACGAAGTGGATACCCCGCATTGGGGtgtacaaataaagaaagcaaaatcaataatatttaggtacatgacatgtatgaaaaataaagtaaatcaatgcaaaaaataaaaacaagatCTAGagggactgccctgatcatccgtCGAGGCTGATGGAATGGAAATTCGGTAAGTCCTCAGCAGGagctgaaaatgaaaaataaagaaataatagaaactgaaaataaaaattaaataaaatatgaaaactaaaactaaataaaagttggggtgcctcccaaaagtgcttctttttatttctcgAGTCATTTAGTTGGACTCGGTGATAACTCCCTACATGTGCGGGTTTGACATATGCTGCGATTGAACTGCCAAGTTATGGATCCTTAGAATGTTAGCAATCCTCCAAGCAACCGCTTTTAAGTACTTCCTTCGAGAGGGCAATGTCATTTCCCTCACCTCGAGTGTCAAGCGTGCTGCTGGAATGATAGGCAACCCGTTATCCTCATCCATATGCATATAGTCAAGACGTTGTGGAAGCTTTTTCAAATCGAGAACCAGCGGTTCCTCAAGTGATGGCCTCAACTTCTGCACACTTATCCTGTCGATCACAACAAACTCATCAGTATTGTTGCTTGGCTTGTTTGCTAACAAAAACTCAAGCTGCTCTAACACTTCCTCATTTGacagctcatgctcatctccCCTTAGCAAAGTGACTTTTAGAGGGTCTTCAACTAATACTTCCTACAACTGTGTCTCAATAGCATCATCAAATACATTGATAGCATACACATCAttattataatctaaaaaCTAGCTTATGGAATTATGCAAGTCAAAGGTGACAGTCTGATCCCCTACCCTAATTTTTAactttccatcacaaacatctatcattgccctagatgttgcaagaaaGGGTCTACTTAAAATTAAGGGTACACTACTCTCACCATCCATGTCCAAGATCATAAaatcaacaagaaatataaatttgtttacTTTTACTAGAACATTCTCTACAATACCCCTAGGATACTTAACAGATCTATTAGCTAACTGTAtactcatcctagtgggtttgGCCTCTCCCAACCCCAACTTTACAAACATGTTGTACGGCATTACATTAATGCTACCccctaaatcagctaaagcATCATTAACAGATAAGTTAACTATAACACAAGGAATACTAAAACTCATTGGATCATGTCGCTGTTTCGATAACTTGTTCTGGGAAATTATAGAACATTCCTCGTTTAGCGTCATGCAAACCAAGTCCTCAAACTTCCTTTTATTGCTAAGAATCTACTTTACGAACTTTGCATACCTAGAATTGTGACACtggctaaccatcactcataagtaatgagtgaattttCTTTGTCGCATGCGCCGTTTGAATGGGGAGACGAGCCAAGGTAGAACACTTTTTACTTGTGGGAGCCCTTTATCCTTGCCTAAGACTCAGCTCATGGTAATGATCGTAGTAATCTCCCTTAGGAACCCTATTGCTTGCTATTTGAGATGTTTCTCTTTATCAGTACTCAAGCCCAAATACTGAAAGGCCTTGGCCTAGAAATGTAGAatgatgtagatgattctatgcatgtttattgactGTCTATCAGTCATTTATTCGCGtgtttgagtcatatttattcctgtttgatcgcactgtggtatgtttatgaattttttaggtTTTCGGATTCCTCGATagagattgattgatttacgGGCAGAAACTAagctatttggatgatttacgcGTATTAGATGCTTATCGGAGTCGATTCCTTATTGGCGCACAGTTTTGAGGCTTTTGCACGACCTCCCTTGGACAATTTCGgaaattttgcatttcatgGAGGATGGTGCCCGTTGCACAGGCCGTGCATATTTGCACTGACAGTTGCACGGGCCGTGCATATTTGGACGGCCCATGGCACGGGCCGTGCATATATGCACGGGCCATGCATATATGCACGGTCCCTGCATATTTGCACGGACCGTGGCACGGGCCATGGCACGGCGAAGGCAATTCTGTCTATAAATAGGCGCATGCAAAATGAGACAGGGTTCCGCTTCTGATTTTTGGACTTCTCTATGCACGCAACCCCTCACTTCTGCAcctctgttcttgacattttgggaAACCAACGTTagttcaaaggattgatttggaggattcaagcaaagattaaagtttctagacgattgaccgagacatccgagatccatacttgaggctagtttCAGAATTGGCACTTGCGACATTCCCACTCCGATTCGATAGAAGAGCGGTTATatgttccattttcttttatgttatttatttccttttgtatttgtttctttcattatgagtagctaggacTGCCGAATCCATTGGGGTTACTGATAGTACACTTAGGAACCAGCAGGCCTCgcttcagaacttggagagccagattggccaaatctctaagatgttgtctgagaggtagcaaggagcgctcccgagcaccactgagtctaacccgagTGAGCAAGtgaacgccatcactttgcgttcaggtaagttagtttcatCTCCTTCTAAGCCTATTTTTAATGACaccactattgatgtgcaggttGAGGCAAGCAGTCAGGTTAGGGAACCTAagggacaaaaggtgaaatcaattccagtcagggaatatcaacctaagattccttacCCTGCTAGAGCTAAACAAGCAGAGGCGAAAGAGCAGTTcagtaagtttttagatatttttagacaactgcatattaacttgccttttattgatgcattggagcagatgccaaagtatgctaagttcttaaaggacatactcCACTTTCTTCAGTGGCTTGAGTctttgaatattaattatgatcGGTAGTGCaatttcttctattttcttttgattttctttctcttctttctttcttagtgtTTCTTCCATCTTAATATCACTCTCGATCGAATCTCAATTCTTGCCTCCTCCCTGAAACCCTAAACTcttaattctatttatagaggtagagTTTCAAAGGAAACCCTAGAGAAAGGGATATATCCTAggaaaaattgataaatatctcatttatttatttaaaatttaattaactatCCATAAAACAGTGGTTATTGTCTAGGAAAActtctagaatctgtatctGGATGTAAAATTGTCTGAAAAACATCTTCTGGGAGTCCCtgattttgtaaaaattgccattttgaccctcaaacttaattttttctaacaattaggtctaaattaatttcaaaaaagcTAATTCCAACTGGATTAACCTCGACCCTAGCCTTGGATTCACCTTTCCTTCGCTTCCTGAGACCCGAGAAAGCAGTAATTCTCATCATAGGGTTTTCCATTTTTCCCTCGATAGCTAGATCCGGAAAAGGGGTGTTGACAGCTGCCCccgatttttgaaatttatgagCATCAAAAtgcattaaataaattgagacaaatcTTAAATATCAAAGATACAGCAAAAGGATATTTGAGCTGTAAAAGCCACACTTCGTAAGCTCAAACTTTAACTAATGATTCGATATAGGGCCATGCCTGCTTggttgaggacttcgcctacTTAAGACTTCGCTTCCATTGGAAAATTGCCAGTTTCGCTCTATTGGGgtttgaggacttcgcctgcttgGGGTTGCGTACTTCGCCTACTTGaattttgaggacttcgcctgcaTTCTAGGAAACTACACCCGTTGGAATTGGGAGCTACGCTTGTTGAATTAGTGATTGGAGAGACCTCCCTCTAGCTACTTTCCATTTTAGGAAACAATTTGCCGCTTACGGGCTGATTTGGTAATGTTTCACTTTCAGGTACTTGGACTGAAATTTCCTACCTCAGGGCTCAATTTAACTTGTTCTTATGCTTTCCGAAAGCTATACTGACATTTGGCCCGTCCAGggaccaaaatataattttacctAGTTAGCGACCATACTtgtaattttctcaaaaactTCCCCTTGGGTTATCAATTGTACTTACTTTGTGCCTTCTACAGACTTATATTAACTTTTGgactaaaattcaattttggtAGGTCAGGGACCTAAATGACATTTTTGCCCCTCTTTAGGACATACATATAGGCTTATccattcttctttcttcaccTTACTTATTTCCTTAGTTTCTCTCTAAGGCTTCTTTTGCTctttttttgatttcttaCTCATTTCTCAACCAATTTCCACAAAATCAGTCTCCAAATGGCGAGTTCATCTTCTAGACTTACTAGATGCACCCAACTGTACCAAATTGGGAGTTTATCAGTCTGATTTTTTGCTCAAATGACCTTGGGCTTctgaaaggaaaggaaattCCTCTTTTGGCAACATTGAGCACACATGGCACCTTTCGAGCCATTTGAGAGGTAATTTCTTAAACTTAGAAACTTAGAACGCGTGTAAATAACATCATATAGACACATATTTATCTCCGTAGAGTCTTTTGTATGCATGTGATACTTAAata is a genomic window of Ricinus communis isolate WT05 ecotype wild-type chromosome 2, ASM1957865v1, whole genome shotgun sequence containing:
- the LOC125369291 gene encoding uncharacterized protein LOC125369291 produces the protein MTLNEECSIISQNKLSKQRHDPMSFSIPCVIVNLSVNDALADLGGSINVMPYNMFVKLGLGEAKPTRMSIQLANRSVKYPRGIVENVLVKVNKFIFLVDFMILDMDGESSVPLILSRPFLATSRAMIDVCDGKLKIREVLVEDPLKVTLLRGDEHELSNEEVLEQLEFLLANKPSNNTDEFVVIDRISVQKLRPSLEEPLVLDLKKLPQRLDYMHMDEDNGLPIIPAARLTLEVREMTLPSRRKYLKAVAWRIANILRIHNLAVQSQHMSNPHM